The following proteins come from a genomic window of Purpureocillium takamizusanense chromosome 13, complete sequence:
- a CDS encoding uncharacterized protein (SECRETED:SignalP(1-18~SECRETED:cutsite=THS-LK~SECRETED:prob=0.8377)), translating into MRVESPLALLALFYTTHSLKPTIPPQPPQATCETPHYDGVVEVQVIVHETPAGCPVVVETLVERPTVVEILPGYTLTVTDVPTCIATTVVPTASICSTEYATARNLRVGTQARLTPDV; encoded by the coding sequence ATGCGCGTCGAATCTCCCCTGGCCTTGCTGGCCCTCTTCTACACCACGCACAGCTTGAAACCAACAATCCCGCCACAGCCCCCCCAGGCAACATGCGAGACGCCGCActacgacggcgtcgtggagGTGCAGGTCATCGTGCATGAGACGCCCGCAGGCTGtccggtggtggtggagacGCTCGTCGAACGGCCTACCGTCGTCGAAATCCTTCCTGGCTATACCCTGACGGTGACGGACGTGCCGACTTGCatcgcgacgacggtggtgccgacggcaagcATCTGCTCTACCGAGTATGCTACCGCGCGAAATCTGCGGGTAGGAACGCAGGCCAGGCTGACACCAGACGTGTAG
- a CDS encoding uncharacterized protein (COG:S~EggNog:ENOG503PE94), producing MRTSITGTSSSTITATSTSNSTINSSTTTTTSSTSSSPTTTTTATSSSSLTTSTTATTTSSRTTSSSTSTSSSSTATTTSSPSITVPETSTTTASSTTSSEPTPSPTDACDTIPEQCGSGGGLTVKYYENSIETQAYGIDARTGGLGPDYYLSLEPLGTGITDTLSVPYFYGADGRRGIYIPAEPAGSNYYPGLTNTFAAITFDANNFTLVFTGYYKAPASGSYTFCADTDNVDNFYMGSVDAFPCSKGNTTKTVPPRARPLVYNYYGRTSRKTCGTRDLVQGYYYPVRSVFGNWGTPSHLKFTVKPPGGEETSMIGDFGYPSNCDS from the coding sequence ATGCGTACCAGCATCACGGGCACTTCCAGCTCAACAATCACAGCTACGAGCACAAGTAACAGTACCATCAACTCGAGCACCACAACGACCACTAGCAGTACAAGCAGCTCTCCtaccacgaccacgaccgcGACCAGCTCGAGTAGCCTTACGACGAGCACCACCGCAACCACCACAAGCTCGAGGACCACTTCTTCTAGCACCAGCACGTCGAGTTCCTCAACTGCAACTACCACAAGTAGCCCTTCGATAACGGTACCAGAGACATCTACTACCacagcctcctccaccactTCAAGCGagcccacgccctcgcccacggATGCTTGCGACACAATTCCAGAACAGtgcggctccggcggcggcctcaccGTAAAGTATTACGAGAATAGCATCGAGACGCAGGCCTACGGAATCGACGCCCGCACAGGGGGCCTCGGCCCCGACTACTACCTAAGCCTGGAGCCGCTCGGGACGGGCATAACAGACACGCTTAGCGTCCCATACTTTTACGGTGCcgacgggcgccgcggcatATACATCCCAGCCGAGCCGGCAGGCAGCAACTACTACCCCGGCCTGACGAACACATTTGCGGCCATCACCTTTGACGCTAATAACTTTACCCTCGTCTTCACGGGGTACTATAAGGCGCCCGCTTCGGGCTCGTATACGTTCTGCGCCGACACGGATAACGTCGACAACTTCTACATGGGCTCCGTAGACGCGTTTCCCTGCAGTAAGGGCAACACCACCAAGACGGTGCCGCCTAGGGCGCGGCCGCTCGTATACAACTACTACGGGCGGACGTCGCGCAAGACGTGCGGGACGCGGGACCTCGTTCAGGGCTACTATTATCCAGTCCGCTCTGTGTTCGGCAACTGGGGCACTCCGTCGCATCTCAAGTTCACGGTGAAGCCgccgggaggggaggagacGTCCATGATTGGAGACTTTGGGTATCCGAGTAATTGTGACTCTTGA
- a CDS encoding Choline kinase (COG:M~EggNog:ENOG503NYFS) has translation MATLTSVPVFLPEDKVPSKRMVRDIIGTFLTSEWPTVDPETLTIQYHASFANAHCPVERPQPTNGAPLEPLKVFIKFHNESGSDFEVFRHLAPSKADEATLCDEYGRSGLGAKMYGFFKTNDGTLGRVDEFLDARTLEPEDVEDEAIRADVAKGLAAFHSLHNTSLRKKSVQAYYEAVTSGLAKYHQNEKLKTLGREGRVNVDKLIDYNFATRLRKVVGKLESIGAKTGSCIHDVQFMNVLVMNDPKEGASRIVLIDFEFVMHNYRAFDIGGHYMQKLFKWFDDDNKIADCRPYAEHEKRHFCREYAEKWNELTGDSDTGEQVYLEAEYGYMLAITFDIHNMLCFMDEQGDKDPLNLMGLNKLFDEFVDQYKKLGLEDSE, from the coding sequence ATGGCTACGTTAACCTCTGTCCCCGTATTTCTCCCCGAAGACAAAGTGCCTTCCAAACGAATGGTCAGAGACATTATCGGCACGTTCCTGACGAGCGAATGGCCAACCGTGGATCCGGAGACTCTCACGATTCAATATCACGCATCGTTCGCCAACGCTCATTGCCCCGTTGAGCGGCCGCAGCCGACCAATGGCGCCCCCCTCGAACCGTTAAAAGTCTTTATCAAGTTTCACAACGAGAGTGGGTCTGACTTTGAAGTCTTTCGGCATCTAGCCCCGAGCAAAGCCGACGAAGCGACTCTTTGCGACGAATACGGCCGGTCTGGATTGGGGGCCAAAATGTATGGCTTTTTCAAGACTAACGACGGTACTCTGGGGCGGGTCGACGAATTTCTAGACGCGCGAACCTTGGAGCCAGAAGACGTTGAGGATGAAGCCATTCGTGCGGATGTCGCCAAGGGACTAGCAGCGTTTCACAGCTTGCATAATACTTCACTGCGAAAGAAGAGCGTACAGGCATACTACGAAGCCGTCACTAGCGGACTTGCAAAGTATCATCAAAATGAGAAACTGAAGACTCTTGGCCGCGAAGGAAGAGTCAATGTGGACAAGCTGATCGACTACAATTTTGCGACGAGGCTGAGGAAAGTAGTGGGTAAGCTGGAATCCATCGGAGCCAAAACGGGATCGTGCATCCATGACGTGCAATTCATGAACGTCCTCGTCATGAATGACCCAAAAGAAGGCGCGAGCCGCATCGTCCTCATTGACTTTGAGTTTGTGATGCACAACTACCGAGCATTCGACATTGGGGGGCATTACATGCAAAAGCTATTCAAGtggttcgacgacgacaacaagaTTGCGGACTGCAGGCCGTATGCGGAACATGAAAAGAGGCACTTTTGCCGCGAGTATGCTGAGAAGTGGAACGAGCTGACGGGGGATTCGGACACTGGGGAGCAGGTATACCTGGAGGCTGAGTACGGATACATGCTGGCTATCACATTTGACATCCATAATATGTTGTGCTTCATGGATGAGCAGGGGGATAAAGATCCCTTGAACCTAATGGGGTTGAACAAATTGTTTGACGAATTTGTGGATCAGTACAAGAAGTTGGGACTCGAGGATTCGGAGTGA